From the Pseudomonadota bacterium genome, the window TGAGTCGTCATATAATGGGCGAAAAATTTAAACATGAAACATATGGGCTTAATTTGTATAAAATAAAGCATGTTATGGTAGATATGTCAATATAAAGGGTTTTTAGAATGTTAAATTTAGCTACTTTGTCGGAAAGCAGTACGCCGGAACGGCCGGATCATCAGGTTCGATTGATGTTGGCCCTTTAGTAAATGCAAGCATCAAGTATTGAAAGCACCTCTGCAAGTAATTCCTGACCACCATGTTCAATCCGGTTTGCACGACGAGTTTTGAAATCGACCGATTTAACTTGCTCTACCATTACATAACCAGTCAAATCGCTGCCTTTTGGAATAGGAACGTGAAAAGGAAAGTTACGTTTGGTGCTTGTGATTGGGCAAACAATAGCCAATCCTGTACTTCGGTTAAAGAGGTCTTTACTAACGA encodes:
- a CDS encoding type II toxin-antitoxin system PemK/MazF family toxin → MPAYTPKQGDIIAITFDPQSGHEQKGRRPAFVVSKDLFNRSTGLAIVCPITSTKRNFPFHVPIPKGSDLTGYVMVEQVKSVDFKTRRANRIEHGGQELLAEVLSILDACIY